In a genomic window of Diabrotica undecimpunctata isolate CICGRU chromosome 2, icDiaUnde3, whole genome shotgun sequence:
- the LOC140435227 gene encoding facilitated trehalose transporter Tret1-like produces MGKFFNYTLLVTCTVGLLAASVDIPLSWTSPNFVKLYSNDSSINPLPKPITESEDAWIGSLLTIGAVIGPIPAPYICSKFGRKKALLVTAIPLIVSFFTQAFATSVYTLYATRVACGISLGAGYALLPIYIGEISEDYNRGMLSQAINVFWSFGNFLVYAAGPFMSYKAFNLMIAMFPTIFFVLFILVAPESPYYLVGENNMEKATKALMLLRSKTNEEVQEEIGVISHQLKQQEINRGITDLFATDFVRRAFIICLLLVFTQELCGFSALFFYMQLIFQASGSKLSDEISSLVISVFILTTSFISPFMVDRFGRRTLLIVSCFGMCLSLISLGTFFFLLENTTVSTKPIYWLPLASLIFFIFFFNFGMSVPWTITSEMLPSYVKETATTIITSLSWFLGFILTKFFNNVTDALGKGRTFWLFAAYCLLAAIMIILFVPETKGRSFSEIQDILKNGGLFQFSAKRRYIPEKTKGPEKY; encoded by the exons tcgGTCTCCTAGCAGCTTCCGTGGATATTCCTCTATCATGGACGTCGCCAAACTTCGTAAAACTCTACTCCAACGATTCTTCCATAAACCCACTGCCAAAACCGATAACAGAAAGTGAAGATGCTTGGATCGGCTCACTGTTGACTATAGGAGCCGTAATAGGTCCTATACCAGCACCTTACATTTGTTCCAAGTTTGGAAGGAAGAAAGCTCTACTTGTCACTGCGATACCTCTTATTGTATCGTTTTTTACTCAAGCGTTCGCTACTAGTGTTTACACGCTATATGCTACAAGAGTAGCTTGCG gTATATCACTCGGAGCTGGTTACGCCCTTTTGCCAATTTACATAGGAGAAATATCAGAAGACTACAATAGAGGAATGTTATCTCAGGCCATCAACGTCTTTTGGTCCTTCGGAAACTTTTTAGTGTATGCAGCTGGACCCTTCATGTCCTACAAGGCGTTTAATTTAATGATAGCCATGTTTCCAACAATATTCTTCGTTCTGTTTATCCTTGTAGCTCCAGAATCGCCATATTATCTAGTTGGCGAGAACAACATGGAGAAAGCTACAAAGGCTTTAATGTTATTAAGGTCTAAGACGAACGAAGAAGTTCAAGAGGAAATAGGTGTAATCAGTCATCAATTAAAGCAGCAAGAAATAAATCGAGGTATTACGGATTTATTTGCTACTGATTTCGTAAGAAGAgcatttataatttgtttattactgGTGTTTACACAAGAACTTTGTGGATTTTCTGCTCTATTCTTTTATATGCAACTGATATTCCAAGCTTCTGGTTCCAAGTTATCAGACGAAATATCGTCACTAGTCATATCTGTTTTTATTCTAACAACCAGTTTCATATCGCCTTTTATGGTAGACAGATTTGGCCGAAGGACGTTGCTGATAGTTTCATGTTTCGGCATGTGCTTATCTTTAATATCTCTAGGAACCTTCtttttcctattagaaaacaCAACTGTAAGCACAAAGCCTATTTACTGGTTACCTCTCGCGAGTTtaattttcttcatatttttctttAACTTTGGTATGTCTGTACCTTGGACTATTACCAGCGAAATGCTTCCTAGTTACGTTAAAGAAACAGCTACCACCATCATCACGAGTTTAAGTTGGTTCTTGGGTTTCATTCTCACCAAATTCTTTAATAACGTAACAGACGCCTTGGGTAAAGGAAGGACTTTTTGGTTATTTGCTGCTTATTGCTTACTAGCTGCCATAATGATCATTCTTTTTGTACCAGAAACGAAAGGTAGAAGCTTTAGCGAAATTCAAGATATACTTAAAAATGGAGGGTTATTCCAATTTAGTGCTAAAAGGAGATATATTCCTGAAAAAACTAAGGGtccagaaaaatattaa